The DNA region GTAATAAAATTTCATAGGTTTTTTATAATTGATAGACTCATGAAATCTTCTATTATTATAAAAATCTATATAATCATCCACATCGTTTCTTAGTTCAACAATGCCAGGATATTGATTTAAATAAAATCTCTCACATTTAGCACTTCTCCAAAATCTTTCGATGCAAATGTTATCAGTTGCTCTACCTTTACCATCCATAGATATAGTAATTTTTTTATCCAATAATGTTTGGATATGAATGTTAGATGTGTACTGGCTACCTTGATCAGTGTTAAATATTTCTGGTACTCCATATTTATACAGAGCTTCATTTAAAACTTTCATAACTAAACTACTATCCATAGTGTTGGATATCTCCCAACTTAGTACAGCCTTAGAGTACCAATCAATAATAGCTGCCATATAAACTGTGCCAGCATCAGTCTTAATATATGTAATATCTGTAGACCAAACTTGATTAGGTCTCAATATGCTTAAACCTTTTAGTTTGTAACTATAAATAGCATGCTCTTTGTTAGGTTCAGATAAGTTTAAGTTTGGTTTTTTCACCGCCAATATAGCTTTGATGCCTAACTCTTTACGATACTTTTGTACTGTGTTCTCACAGATGCTAAACCCATCTTCTATTAATTGCTTATGAGCTTTTATATAGCCGTAGCAGGGAATCTCCTCATGTATCTGTATAAGCTTTGCTTTTACTTCTTCTTTATGTTCGTTAACCACAGGCTTGTAATATAAACCAGCTCTAGAAACTT from Francisella halioticida includes:
- a CDS encoding IS3 family transposase; the encoded protein is MDPSKSVSQYKKDNAKLQTKIDQYSKKVGQLTIEKEFLEGKLVILGLSDRKAMIDPKHKLSVVKQSFLLEVSRAGLYYKPVVNEHKEEVKAKLIQIHEEIPCYGYIKAHKQLIEDGFSICENTVQKYRKELGIKAILAVKKPNLNLSEPNKEHAIYSYKLKGLSILRPNQVWSTDITYIKTDAGTVYMAAIIDWYSKAVLSWEISNTMDSSLVMKVLNEALYKYGVPEIFNTDQGSQYTSNIHIQTLLDKKITISMDGKGRATDNICIERFWRSAKCERFYLNQYPGIVELRNDVDDYIDFYNNRRFHESINYKKPMKFYYDNLLEKRAA